The following are encoded together in the Gemmatimonadaceae bacterium genome:
- the thyX gene encoding FAD-dependent thymidylate synthase — MPHFYYEPTVTLLARPLFSMPVHLPVNLIGESTDGEQLAEFAGRVCYMSQHNPAKRSTREYLDNIKKQGHGSVLEHANYTVLLEGVSRSLTHELVRHRAGFAYSQLSQRYVDESEANFVVPPAVIGDTNLEATWREQVEQAQQAYVSLVEKLMERYGWVPDRVHRRKMAREAARAVLPNATETKIVVTANARAWRTMLELRASEGAELEIRRAAIAMLRLVSCEAPGFFSDFEIYAADDRREAARVIYHKV; from the coding sequence ATGCCGCATTTCTACTACGAGCCCACGGTCACGCTTCTCGCACGACCGCTCTTCTCTATGCCAGTGCACCTTCCGGTGAACCTGATCGGCGAGAGCACGGACGGAGAGCAGCTCGCGGAGTTCGCGGGTCGCGTGTGCTACATGAGCCAGCACAATCCGGCGAAACGATCGACGCGCGAGTATCTGGACAATATCAAGAAGCAGGGACACGGCTCCGTGCTCGAGCACGCGAATTACACGGTGCTGCTCGAGGGCGTGAGCCGATCGCTCACACATGAGCTGGTGCGGCATCGCGCCGGGTTCGCGTACTCGCAGCTCTCGCAGCGATACGTCGATGAATCGGAAGCGAACTTCGTCGTTCCGCCCGCGGTGATCGGCGACACGAATCTCGAGGCGACGTGGCGCGAGCAGGTCGAGCAGGCGCAGCAGGCCTACGTGTCTCTCGTCGAGAAGCTGATGGAGCGATATGGGTGGGTTCCTGATCGCGTGCATCGACGGAAGATGGCGCGTGAGGCCGCGCGTGCGGTGCTGCCCAACGCCACGGAGACGAAGATCGTCGTCACCGCGAACGCGCGTGCGTGGCGGACGATGCTCGAGCTTCGAGCGAGCGAGGGCGCTGAGCTCGAGATTCGTCGCGCCGCGATCGCCATGCTGCGTCTCGTCTCGTGCGAGGCGCCTGGATTTTTTTCCGACTTCGAGATCTACGCCGCCGACGATCGTCGCGAGGCGGCGCGAGTGATCTACCACAAGGTGTGA